The following proteins are co-located in the Pyxidicoccus trucidator genome:
- a CDS encoding DUF523 domain-containing protein, with product MTEPLVLPDSPSREERLAALREARVVLVSACLVGEACRFDGRSKGSGRVMAALEGKEVVPVCPEVGSGLPVPRPPVELSGGTGVDVWAGRARALEREAGVDRTDAFLRGARLALEAARTFGATVALLKEKSPSCGTQHVYEAGKLRPGEGITAALLRSEGITVLSDEDL from the coding sequence GTGACGGAGCCCCTGGTGCTTCCGGACTCCCCTTCGCGCGAGGAGCGCCTCGCGGCGTTGCGCGAGGCCCGGGTGGTGCTGGTGAGCGCGTGCCTGGTGGGCGAGGCGTGCCGGTTCGACGGGCGCTCCAAGGGCTCCGGGCGGGTGATGGCGGCGCTCGAGGGCAAGGAGGTCGTGCCCGTGTGCCCGGAGGTGGGCTCGGGCCTGCCGGTACCGCGTCCTCCCGTGGAGCTGAGTGGCGGCACGGGCGTGGACGTCTGGGCGGGCCGGGCGCGGGCGCTGGAGCGCGAGGCCGGCGTGGACAGGACGGACGCCTTCCTGCGGGGCGCGCGGCTGGCGCTGGAGGCGGCTCGGACGTTCGGCGCGACGGTGGCCCTGCTCAAGGAGAAGAGCCCCTCGTGCGGAACCCAGCACGTGTACGAGGCCGGGAAGCTGCGGCCCGGTGAGGGCATCACCGCCGCGCTGCTGCGCTCGGAGGGAATCACCGTCCTCAGTGACGAGGACCTGTAG
- a CDS encoding adenylate/guanylate cyclase domain-containing protein, giving the protein MTSFLSRHRFELLALVLAAASCALHVWVERTPVVGLAAGSDSEEDAPLLIRGIHLLEGKVTDLQFLLRGPREPSDEVLDAVLVVEVDEKSAQAHGRWPWPRDLVAKAVDRLQAARATAVGLDIIFTDEAREEDTRVWAEALHALDRTLAEVPHLAPALAGYRAELATRGASSRDEALAEVFARSPRVVQGVMVYTDKEREQFAPREAGWATLLEPHLLRRFPGDAPGAFFEVDVADVPGWRNHSAQLSLPELARASQRLGHFSAAMDPDGVLRRLPVFAKLEGPGGFLPSLSVQTAAAALDARVEPVFDPDSGQLSGARLRSASGSPYFVPIPLAEPFTLINYPGPGEVFARLSIADVLKEPFDAKALEQLAQKVKGRAVLVGITLLGNYDQRVTPFHEFEPGVYAHAAFLSNILAQDFLTRPEGLIGLELLFMVGAAVLLARLLPRVRYKWKLGAIALLLAAWLSVDQLLFVQGVQVATVVPVLSVLTSSFGLLFLGYRTVDQEKSRLRHTFQHYLDASVMEQVLEHPERLKLGGERKELTVLFSDIRGFTSLSEQLSPEQLVTFINQYLTPMTGVVFTHGGTLDKYIGDAIMSFWGAPVDQPDHALRACRAALDFLDTLQALKVRWRAAGLPEVDIGVGINTGPMNVGHMGTESRFNYTVMGDAVNLASRLEGLNKEYGTRILISEGTYLQVKDHVVARRLGSVRVKGKQEPVAIHELRGLGLPTDTDAEAIRLFEEGLARFTARDWDAAEPLFGRVLSLWRDDVPARRYQEAIAAFRLRPPDPDWDGVFTATTK; this is encoded by the coding sequence ATGACCTCCTTCCTCTCACGCCACCGCTTCGAGCTGCTTGCCCTGGTGCTCGCCGCAGCCTCCTGCGCCCTGCATGTGTGGGTGGAGCGCACGCCCGTCGTGGGGCTCGCGGCGGGCAGCGACAGCGAAGAAGACGCCCCGCTGCTCATCCGGGGCATCCACCTGCTGGAGGGCAAGGTCACCGACCTCCAGTTCCTCCTGCGCGGCCCGCGCGAACCCTCCGACGAGGTACTCGACGCGGTGCTCGTGGTGGAGGTGGACGAGAAGAGCGCCCAGGCCCACGGGCGCTGGCCCTGGCCCCGGGACCTCGTGGCGAAGGCCGTGGACCGGCTCCAGGCGGCGCGCGCCACCGCCGTGGGCCTGGACATCATCTTCACCGACGAGGCCCGCGAGGAGGACACCCGCGTGTGGGCGGAGGCCCTCCACGCCCTGGACCGCACCCTGGCGGAAGTGCCGCACCTGGCCCCCGCGCTCGCGGGCTATCGAGCCGAGCTGGCCACCCGGGGCGCGTCCTCCCGCGACGAGGCCCTGGCCGAGGTGTTCGCCCGCTCGCCCCGCGTGGTCCAGGGCGTCATGGTCTACACCGACAAGGAGCGCGAGCAGTTCGCTCCCCGAGAAGCCGGGTGGGCCACGCTGCTGGAGCCACACCTGCTGCGCCGCTTCCCGGGGGACGCGCCCGGTGCCTTCTTCGAGGTGGACGTGGCCGACGTGCCCGGCTGGCGCAACCACTCCGCCCAGCTCTCGCTGCCGGAGCTGGCTCGGGCCAGCCAGCGGCTCGGTCACTTCAGCGCGGCCATGGACCCGGACGGCGTCCTCCGCCGGCTGCCCGTCTTCGCGAAGCTGGAGGGGCCTGGCGGCTTCCTGCCCTCCTTGAGCGTGCAGACGGCTGCGGCGGCCCTGGACGCCCGGGTGGAGCCGGTGTTCGACCCGGACTCGGGCCAGCTCTCCGGGGCACGCCTGCGCTCCGCCAGCGGCTCGCCGTACTTCGTGCCCATCCCCCTGGCGGAGCCCTTCACGCTCATCAACTATCCCGGCCCTGGGGAGGTCTTCGCCCGGCTGAGCATCGCGGACGTGCTGAAGGAGCCCTTCGACGCGAAGGCCCTGGAGCAGCTGGCGCAGAAGGTGAAGGGCAGGGCGGTGCTGGTGGGCATCACCCTGCTGGGCAACTACGACCAGCGCGTCACGCCGTTCCACGAGTTCGAGCCCGGCGTCTACGCCCACGCCGCCTTCCTCTCCAACATCCTCGCCCAGGACTTCCTCACCCGGCCCGAGGGACTCATCGGACTGGAGCTGCTCTTCATGGTGGGCGCGGCGGTGCTGCTGGCCCGGCTGCTCCCGCGCGTGCGCTACAAGTGGAAGCTGGGCGCCATTGCGCTGCTGCTCGCCGCGTGGCTCTCGGTGGACCAACTGCTCTTCGTCCAGGGCGTGCAGGTGGCCACCGTGGTGCCGGTGCTGTCGGTGCTCACGTCCTCGTTCGGCCTCCTCTTCCTGGGCTACCGCACCGTGGACCAGGAGAAGTCCCGACTGCGCCACACCTTCCAGCACTACCTGGACGCCAGCGTCATGGAGCAGGTGCTGGAGCACCCGGAGCGGCTGAAGCTGGGCGGAGAGCGCAAGGAGCTCACCGTCCTCTTCTCCGACATCCGCGGCTTCACCTCGCTGTCGGAGCAGCTGTCTCCCGAGCAGCTCGTCACCTTCATCAACCAGTACCTCACGCCGATGACGGGCGTGGTGTTCACCCACGGGGGCACGCTCGACAAGTACATCGGCGACGCCATCATGTCCTTCTGGGGCGCCCCGGTGGACCAGCCCGACCACGCGCTGCGCGCCTGCCGCGCGGCCCTGGACTTCCTCGACACGCTCCAGGCGCTGAAGGTCCGCTGGCGTGCCGCCGGCCTGCCCGAGGTGGACATCGGCGTGGGCATCAACACCGGCCCGATGAACGTGGGCCACATGGGCACCGAGTCCCGCTTCAACTACACCGTCATGGGCGACGCGGTGAACCTCGCCTCGCGCCTGGAGGGCCTCAACAAGGAGTACGGCACCCGCATCCTCATCTCCGAGGGCACGTACCTCCAGGTGAAGGACCACGTCGTCGCCCGCCGTCTGGGCTCCGTGCGCGTGAAGGGCAAGCAGGAGCCCGTCGCCATCCACGAGCTGCGCGGCCTGGGCCTCCCCACCGACACGGACGCCGAGGCCATCCGCCTCTTCGAGGAGGGCCTGGCCCGCTTCACCGCCCGCGACTGGGACGCCGCGGAGCCGCTCTTCGGCCGTGTGCTGTCACTGTGGCGCGACGACGTCCCCGCGCGCCGCTACCAGGAGGCCATCGCCGCCTTCCGCTTGCGGCCTCCCGACCCGGACTGGGACGGCGTCTTCACCGCCACGACCAAATAG
- a CDS encoding enoyl-CoA hydratase/isomerase family protein produces the protein MSDDVLLETRGAVGVVTLNRPKALNALDLGMCRTLHPALDAWAVDPAVKAVVIRGAGGRAFCAGGDVRAVASSLGAVTDGEDGPLSREFFRAEYALNHRIHHFGKPFIALVDGICMGGGLGLSIHGPYRVVTEKLVLAMPETAIGLFPDVGGGWFLPRFPGESGTYLGLTGARCNAADALWLGYATHHVESARLDAVLEALVGAEWNGSAASAVVEHVLAGFHADAGTSPLAVQHAAIDRCFAAERVDDIQQALELEGTPWAQETWATLLRMCPLSLKVSLHLLRMGRTRDYDELVPVEYRLSQALTARADFREGIRAVLVDKDNKPRWRPATLSDVSDADVEACFAPLDGDDWKPGGLRLVVTPETP, from the coding sequence ATGAGTGATGACGTGCTCCTGGAGACTCGGGGGGCGGTGGGCGTGGTGACGCTGAACCGTCCCAAGGCGTTGAACGCGCTGGACCTGGGGATGTGCCGGACGCTGCACCCGGCGCTCGACGCCTGGGCCGTGGACCCTGCCGTGAAGGCGGTGGTCATCCGGGGCGCGGGAGGCCGGGCCTTCTGCGCGGGAGGCGACGTGCGCGCGGTCGCCTCCTCGCTGGGCGCGGTGACGGACGGGGAGGACGGGCCGCTGTCGCGGGAGTTCTTCCGCGCCGAGTACGCGCTGAACCACCGCATCCACCACTTCGGCAAGCCGTTCATCGCGCTGGTGGACGGCATCTGCATGGGCGGCGGGCTGGGGCTTTCCATCCACGGCCCCTACCGCGTCGTCACCGAGAAGCTGGTGCTGGCGATGCCGGAGACGGCGATTGGCCTGTTCCCCGACGTGGGCGGCGGCTGGTTCCTGCCGCGCTTCCCGGGCGAGTCGGGCACGTACCTGGGGCTCACGGGGGCCCGGTGCAACGCGGCGGACGCGCTGTGGCTCGGGTACGCGACACACCACGTGGAGTCCGCGCGGCTGGACGCCGTGCTGGAGGCGCTCGTCGGAGCGGAGTGGAACGGCTCGGCCGCGAGCGCGGTGGTGGAGCACGTGCTCGCGGGCTTCCATGCGGACGCGGGGACGTCACCGCTGGCGGTGCAGCATGCGGCCATCGACCGGTGCTTCGCGGCGGAGCGGGTGGACGACATCCAGCAGGCGCTGGAGCTGGAGGGCACGCCGTGGGCCCAGGAGACCTGGGCCACGCTGCTGCGCATGTGCCCCCTGAGTCTCAAGGTGTCGCTGCACCTGCTCCGGATGGGGCGCACGCGCGACTACGACGAGCTGGTGCCGGTGGAGTACCGGCTGAGCCAGGCGCTGACGGCGCGAGCGGACTTCCGCGAGGGCATCCGCGCGGTGCTGGTGGACAAGGACAACAAGCCGCGCTGGCGTCCGGCCACGCTGTCCGACGTGTCGGACGCGGACGTGGAGGCATGCTTCGCGCCGCTGGACGGGGATGACTGGAAGCCCGGCGGGCTCCGGCTGGTCGTCACCCCAGAGACGCCATGA
- a CDS encoding MBL fold metallo-hydrolase produces the protein MKLRVLGCHGGELPTCKSTCFLVDDVLALDAGALTGTLSLEELCRVDHILVGHSHFDHVKDLPLMADLVIGRRDKPVTIHASRECARALRENMFNNALWPDFTRIPTRANPVLQIKTFRAGGTFEVGPYTVRSVPVSHPVESCGFIISNGKSTLAMSGDTGPTDKLWKALNETKNLKALLLETSFPNKLQSLADISGHLTPYTLEQELKKFRRNGASVMLYHLKPAFVAQLKKELSTLPVDVLELNDIFEL, from the coding sequence GTGAAGCTGCGAGTCCTCGGCTGCCACGGCGGCGAGCTGCCCACCTGCAAGAGCACGTGCTTCCTCGTCGATGACGTGCTCGCGCTCGACGCGGGGGCGCTGACGGGGACGCTCTCGCTCGAGGAGCTGTGCCGCGTCGACCACATCCTCGTGGGCCACAGCCACTTCGACCACGTGAAGGACCTGCCGCTGATGGCGGACCTGGTCATCGGCCGCCGCGACAAGCCCGTCACCATCCACGCCTCTCGCGAGTGCGCCCGCGCCCTGCGCGAGAACATGTTCAACAACGCGCTCTGGCCGGACTTCACCCGCATCCCCACGCGCGCCAACCCCGTCCTGCAGATCAAGACCTTCCGCGCGGGCGGCACCTTCGAGGTCGGCCCCTACACCGTGCGCAGCGTGCCGGTGAGCCACCCGGTGGAGTCCTGCGGCTTCATCATCTCCAACGGGAAGAGCACCCTCGCCATGAGCGGCGACACCGGGCCCACCGACAAGCTCTGGAAGGCGCTCAACGAGACGAAGAACCTCAAGGCGCTGCTGCTGGAGACGTCCTTCCCCAACAAGCTCCAGTCGCTCGCGGACATCTCCGGCCACCTGACGCCCTACACGCTGGAGCAGGAGCTGAAGAAGTTCCGCCGCAACGGCGCCTCGGTGATGCTCTACCACCTCAAGCCCGCCTTCGTGGCCCAGCTCAAGAAGGAGCTGTCCACCCTGCCCGTGGACGTGCTCGAGCTGAACGACATCTTCGAGCTGTAG
- a CDS encoding DUF2254 domain-containing protein, whose translation MVGSRTLARMEARLDIPRRARAHDVHRVRWWLHHRVWLMPLLSAVLGALLGVLLVLQPGFIASALRGVAWKASVVEARTMLSTVLGIAISSLSIVLSLSMLVVQNAAGQYSPRLLRLFLQGAGIRVVIPVFVATSVFCLVAAQVFGLVPGDGRLPRPALSMAMLLLVLCEAALVFQMLDTLQLMRLENLVRQVGRDTLSVARVMDRRRKEDVAPPAIPPSSSASLPLRARAEGFVVDVDGAALLRGAEAHGLVVHVDVTIGEPVVWGAVVGRVESGNPGLPVSREQAEPLVHAILLDRWREQDSDVALGVRQLVDVAIKALSPGINDPYTAVESLDQLTFLLCELCRMRLGTRVLADAEGRPRVFLRAPALRDYLELATDQIGRYGAGEPAVVLRLLRLAGAVGQRARSAEDRQAARETLHHVLAVAEQALADSPQLERLRRHARDLEQALEGGPLPPLPAIGF comes from the coding sequence ATGGTGGGCTCCCGGACACTCGCTCGCATGGAGGCTCGGCTCGATATCCCGAGGCGCGCGCGGGCGCATGACGTCCACCGGGTTCGCTGGTGGCTCCATCACAGGGTGTGGCTGATGCCCCTGCTGAGTGCGGTGCTGGGCGCGCTGCTGGGCGTGCTGCTGGTGCTTCAGCCCGGGTTCATCGCCTCGGCGTTGCGAGGGGTCGCCTGGAAGGCGTCAGTGGTCGAGGCGCGGACGATGCTCTCCACGGTACTGGGCATCGCAATCTCTTCGTTGAGCATCGTGCTGTCGCTGTCCATGCTCGTGGTCCAGAACGCCGCCGGGCAGTACTCGCCGCGCCTGCTGCGCCTGTTCCTGCAGGGCGCGGGCATTCGCGTCGTCATCCCCGTCTTCGTCGCCACGAGTGTCTTCTGCCTCGTGGCCGCGCAGGTGTTCGGCCTCGTTCCAGGAGACGGGCGACTGCCGCGCCCTGCCCTCAGCATGGCCATGCTGCTGCTCGTGCTCTGCGAGGCGGCGCTGGTGTTCCAGATGCTCGACACCCTTCAGCTCATGCGCCTGGAAAACCTCGTGCGGCAGGTGGGGCGGGACACGCTGAGCGTCGCGCGGGTGATGGACCGGCGCCGCAAGGAGGACGTGGCGCCGCCCGCGATACCGCCGTCTTCCAGTGCCTCCTTGCCGCTGCGGGCCCGTGCGGAAGGCTTCGTCGTGGACGTGGACGGGGCGGCGCTCCTGCGGGGGGCCGAGGCCCACGGGCTCGTGGTACACGTGGACGTCACCATCGGCGAGCCGGTGGTGTGGGGCGCCGTGGTGGGGCGCGTGGAGTCGGGCAACCCCGGCCTCCCGGTGTCGCGCGAGCAGGCCGAGCCCCTGGTGCACGCCATCCTCCTGGACCGCTGGCGGGAGCAGGATTCGGACGTGGCTCTGGGCGTGCGGCAGCTCGTGGACGTGGCCATCAAGGCGCTCTCGCCCGGTATCAACGACCCCTACACGGCCGTGGAGTCGCTGGACCAGCTCACCTTCCTGCTGTGTGAGCTGTGCCGGATGCGGCTGGGCACCCGCGTCCTCGCGGATGCGGAGGGCCGACCGCGTGTCTTTCTTCGTGCCCCCGCGCTGCGCGACTACCTGGAGCTGGCCACGGACCAGATTGGTCGCTACGGCGCTGGTGAGCCCGCCGTGGTGCTCCGGCTGCTGCGGCTGGCGGGAGCGGTCGGCCAGCGCGCGCGGAGCGCGGAGGACCGGCAGGCGGCCCGCGAGACGTTGCACCACGTCCTGGCGGTGGCCGAGCAGGCCCTGGCGGACTCTCCTCAACTCGAGCGCCTGCGGCGGCATGCACGGGACCTCGAGCAGGCGTTGGAGGGTGGGCCCCTCCCTCCGCTGCCGGCCATCGGCTTCTGA
- the purN gene encoding phosphoribosylglycinamide formyltransferase: MSAGRTRLGVLVSGSGSNLQALLDACAQEGFPAEVACVVSNVPTAFALERARKAGVPAVVVDHKTHASKADFEKALLEALRAAGVEWVCLAGFMRLLSADFLGHYTGRVLNIHPSLLPSFPGLHAQRQALERGVKVAGCTVHFVDAGTDTGPIIAQAAVPVLPDDDEKSLSARILTEEHRLYPLAVRLAVTGKVAMGATRTRVDAEATVGELSLRSPGAPR; the protein is encoded by the coding sequence ATGAGCGCGGGGCGCACGCGGCTGGGCGTCCTCGTGAGCGGCAGCGGGAGCAACCTGCAGGCGTTGCTGGACGCATGCGCGCAGGAGGGCTTCCCGGCCGAGGTGGCCTGCGTGGTGTCCAACGTCCCCACGGCCTTCGCGCTGGAGCGCGCGCGCAAGGCGGGCGTGCCCGCGGTGGTGGTGGACCACAAGACGCATGCGTCCAAGGCGGACTTCGAGAAGGCGCTGCTGGAGGCGCTGCGCGCGGCGGGCGTGGAGTGGGTGTGCCTGGCCGGGTTCATGCGCCTGCTGAGCGCGGACTTCCTGGGGCACTACACGGGGCGGGTGCTGAACATCCACCCTTCCCTGCTGCCTTCGTTCCCGGGGCTGCATGCGCAGCGGCAGGCGCTGGAGCGCGGGGTGAAGGTCGCCGGGTGCACCGTGCACTTCGTGGACGCGGGCACGGACACCGGCCCCATCATCGCGCAGGCCGCGGTGCCGGTGCTGCCGGACGATGACGAGAAGAGCCTGAGCGCGCGCATCCTCACCGAGGAGCACCGGCTCTATCCGCTGGCCGTGCGGCTGGCGGTGACGGGCAAGGTTGCGATGGGCGCGACGCGCACGCGCGTGGATGCGGAAGCGACGGTGGGCGAATTGTCCCTGCGCAGCCCGGGGGCGCCCCGGTGA
- the purM gene encoding phosphoribosylformylglycinamidine cyclo-ligase yields the protein MGTTYKQSGVDIEAGDAFVERIKPHAARTMRPEVLAGVGGFGGLFALPPGKYKEPVLVAGTDGVGTKLKVAFSAGRHGTVGIDLVAMSVNDILTCGAEPLFFLDYFATGRLEVDAAAEVVKGIAQGCEQAGCALLGGETAEMPGFYARGEYDLAGFCVGVVERSAIIDGKSVKPGDALIGLPSSGLHSNGYSLARKVLLDDVKLPLDATPEGLDRPLADALLEPTRIYVKDVLALLQAVKVKGLAHITGSGIPGNLPRCLPDGTRAVLSEKTWTKPPIFDLIAKHGSVARDEMFSTFNMGLGLILVVAPEDVAQALSLLNGRGVQATEVGRVEAGQGEATAVIDP from the coding sequence GTGGGAACGACCTACAAGCAGTCCGGAGTGGATATCGAGGCCGGCGACGCGTTCGTCGAGCGCATCAAGCCCCATGCCGCGCGCACCATGCGCCCCGAGGTGTTGGCCGGGGTGGGAGGCTTCGGCGGCCTGTTCGCCCTGCCGCCCGGCAAGTACAAGGAGCCGGTGTTGGTGGCCGGCACGGACGGGGTGGGCACCAAGCTGAAGGTGGCCTTCTCCGCCGGGCGCCACGGCACGGTGGGCATCGACCTGGTGGCCATGTCGGTGAACGACATCCTCACCTGCGGCGCGGAGCCCCTGTTCTTCCTCGACTACTTCGCCACCGGTCGCCTGGAGGTGGACGCGGCGGCCGAGGTGGTGAAGGGCATTGCCCAGGGCTGCGAGCAGGCCGGGTGCGCGCTGCTGGGCGGCGAGACGGCGGAGATGCCGGGCTTCTACGCGCGGGGCGAGTACGACCTGGCGGGCTTCTGCGTCGGCGTGGTGGAGCGCTCGGCCATCATCGACGGCAAGAGCGTGAAGCCGGGTGACGCGCTCATCGGCCTCCCCTCCTCCGGCCTGCACAGCAACGGCTACTCGCTGGCGCGCAAGGTGCTCCTGGACGACGTGAAGCTGCCGCTGGACGCGACGCCCGAGGGTCTGGACCGGCCGCTGGCGGACGCGCTGCTGGAGCCCACGCGCATCTACGTGAAGGACGTGCTGGCGCTGCTCCAGGCGGTGAAGGTGAAGGGCCTGGCGCACATCACCGGCAGCGGCATTCCGGGCAACCTGCCCCGGTGCCTGCCGGACGGCACGCGCGCGGTGCTGAGCGAGAAGACGTGGACGAAGCCGCCCATCTTCGACCTCATCGCGAAGCATGGGAGCGTGGCCCGGGACGAGATGTTCAGCACGTTCAACATGGGCCTGGGCCTCATCCTCGTCGTGGCGCCGGAGGACGTGGCGCAAGCGCTGAGCCTGCTCAACGGGCGCGGCGTCCAGGCGACCGAGGTGGGCCGCGTGGAGGCGGGCCAGGGCGAGGCGACGGCGGTCATCGACCCATGA
- a CDS encoding HAD family hydrolase, with product MTSSMDSLRAVVFDMDGTLVDNMVFHNQAWVALARKLGLSMTAEDFQNHHAGKKNEEILPVLLGRPLLHDELNQLAEEKENHYRTLYRPHLRLHHGAESFINRLREARIPTAIATAAPQGNRELVLDGLGIRPLFTRVVGAEEVTRGKPWPDIFLAAAKALDVEPSACLAFEDAILGVRSARDAGMPVVGVTTTTSAEQLREAGAQWIVPDFTSLPPELEARLFRAP from the coding sequence ATGACTTCCTCCATGGACTCCCTCCGCGCCGTCGTCTTCGACATGGACGGCACGCTCGTCGACAACATGGTCTTCCACAACCAGGCCTGGGTGGCGCTCGCCCGGAAGCTCGGACTGTCGATGACGGCCGAGGACTTCCAGAACCACCACGCCGGAAAGAAGAACGAGGAAATCCTCCCCGTGCTGCTCGGGCGCCCCCTCCTCCATGACGAGCTGAACCAGCTCGCCGAGGAGAAGGAGAACCACTACCGCACCCTCTACCGGCCCCACCTGAGGCTCCACCACGGCGCTGAGAGCTTCATCAACCGCCTGCGCGAGGCGCGCATCCCCACGGCCATCGCCACCGCGGCGCCGCAGGGCAACCGCGAGCTGGTGCTCGACGGGCTCGGCATCCGCCCGCTCTTCACCCGCGTGGTGGGGGCCGAGGAGGTGACGCGGGGCAAGCCCTGGCCCGACATCTTCCTCGCCGCGGCGAAGGCGCTGGACGTGGAGCCCTCCGCCTGTCTCGCCTTCGAGGACGCCATCCTCGGCGTCAGGTCCGCGCGGGACGCCGGCATGCCCGTGGTGGGCGTCACCACCACGACGTCCGCGGAGCAGCTCCGTGAGGCCGGGGCCCAGTGGATTGTCCCGGACTTCACCTCGCTCCCGCCGGAGCTGGAGGCCCGCCTCTTCCGCGCCCCCTGA
- a CDS encoding cyclic nucleotide-binding domain-containing protein, translating to MGAEETLFQRFGKEFPKGTELFREGETGKEMYVIQAGKVSISKRVRDVEKILAVLGPGEFFGEMAIISNKPRNASAVVNEDARLLVIDPKTFEGMIRGNAEIAVRMIKKLAERLSEADAQIENLLHHDPASRVVHQLLQSALTRGRQMDDGVEIDFIVREMPRQLGVGEPAVRSMLDKLERAGLIERGPDRLTVYDTARLHDYLQYLEMKWKFGDL from the coding sequence ATGGGCGCCGAGGAAACACTCTTTCAACGTTTCGGGAAGGAATTCCCCAAGGGAACCGAGCTCTTCCGTGAGGGAGAGACCGGCAAGGAGATGTACGTCATCCAGGCGGGGAAGGTGTCCATCTCCAAGCGCGTGCGCGACGTGGAGAAGATCCTCGCGGTCCTCGGCCCCGGCGAGTTCTTCGGGGAGATGGCCATCATCTCCAACAAGCCGCGCAACGCGTCCGCCGTCGTCAACGAGGACGCCCGGCTCCTGGTCATCGACCCCAAGACGTTCGAAGGGATGATCCGCGGCAACGCCGAAATCGCCGTCCGGATGATCAAGAAGCTCGCCGAGCGCCTCTCCGAGGCCGACGCGCAGATTGAGAACCTCCTCCACCACGACCCCGCCAGCCGCGTCGTGCACCAGCTCCTCCAGTCGGCGCTGACGCGTGGCCGCCAGATGGACGACGGCGTGGAGATCGACTTCATCGTGCGCGAGATGCCCCGACAGCTCGGCGTGGGCGAGCCCGCGGTGCGAAGCATGCTGGACAAGCTGGAGCGGGCCGGCCTCATCGAGCGCGGCCCTGACAGACTGACCGTGTATGACACGGCCAGACTCCACGACTACCTCCAATACCTGGAGATGAAGTGGAAGTTCGGAGACCTCTAG